Part of the Candidatus Afararchaeum irisae genome, TATCCAAGCCGGCTTCAACAAAGACCCTGAGCTAACTCAGTTGGGAAGTACCGAGTATCCAGAGCCCACTACTTCTCCGCTGTAGCCCTCGTTCTGATGCCTCTTACAGGATACTTCGACGGAGTCTTACCAGACATCGGCTTGTTCATCGGATTGGTTGTGCTTTTCATTTCCTCAGTCTACATAGTGAAACACCAGACAGTCAGCGAGATAGAGCTTCGAGTCTGAGTCCCTAGAATAACACACAGTTATAGACAAAGACAGTTTTAATAATACTTTTTATGCCAAAACCCTCTATTTAATAACATGCCCGTCGTCAGCATCTCGGTTCCCGACAAGCTCCTCGACCGAATAGACAGCTTCGTCGACGAACACGGCTACTCAGGGAGAAGCGAGTTCATACGGAACGCCTCGCGTGAGCTCATAGGCGAGTTCGAGGACGCGAGCTTAGAGGGACGTCACCTCATAGGTACGATAACCGTAGTCTTCGACTTCGACAACTCCGAGGTCGAGAACAAGATGATAGAGCTCAGACACGACTTCGAGGACGTCGTCAAGAGCAACGTACACTCACACGTCGGAGAGAGCTACTGCATGGAGGTCTTTGTCCTCGAAGGCGACTTAGACGAGATAAAGAGATTCGTGGGACAGGTCAGGTCGACCTCCGACGTTCTCGATGTCAACTACACCGTCCATCCGATAGACGAGCTACTCTAGCGGTACTCGTTGAGCGAGTCACGCAGGTCACGCGCGGCTTTCCGAGCCTCGTCGTCGAATCTCTCCTCGTCTTCCTCACCCGCGTAGATGATCGAACGCGTCGAGTTGACGACTCCGACGCCTTCGGAGCTGAGACCGTGTTCTACTGCCGCTCTAAGGCTGCCGCCCTGTGCTCCGACCCCCGGCACGAGGAAAGGAAGGTCGTCGGCGTGTCGCCTGACTTCCTCCATAGTCTCGGGATAGGTCGCTCCGACGACGAGTCCGAGATTCGAGTTTAGATCCCAGTCGGCGCATCTCTCTGCGACCTCGGCGTAGAGGGGCTTTCCGCCACAGTCGATGTCCTGGAAGTCACTGCTTCCGTCGTTTGTCGTCTTACACAGGACGAAGACGCCCTTGTCGGGACGTTCGATGAAGGGCTCTATGGAGTCGTGTCCCATGTACGGACTCACTGTTATAGCGTCGGCGAAGTCGAGTAGATCGGCGTACCTGCTCGAGGAGTTACCTATGTCACCTCTCTTGGCGTCGAGTACGACTTCTGCGTCAGTCTCCTCGTGGACGTACTCGGCTGTCTGTCTGAGCACGTCCCAGTCGTCGGTAGCCTCGTAGAAGGCGGAGTTGGGCTTGTAGGCGACAGCGACCTCGCTCGTGGCATCTATTATACGTCTGTTGAACT contains:
- the pyrF gene encoding orotidine-5'-phosphate decarboxylase, with protein sequence MNFFDRLADGIEEKDSVVCVGLDPVRERIPGDLSVLEFNRRIIDATSEVAVAYKPNSAFYEATDDWDVLRQTAEYVHEETDAEVVLDAKRGDIGNSSSRYADLLDFADAITVSPYMGHDSIEPFIERPDKGVFVLCKTTNDGSSDFQDIDCGGKPLYAEVAERCADWDLNSNLGLVVGATYPETMEEVRRHADDLPFLVPGVGAQGGSLRAAVEHGLSSEGVGVVNSTRSIIYAGEEDEERFDDEARKAARDLRDSLNEYR
- the nikR gene encoding nickel-responsive transcriptional regulator NikR; its protein translation is MPVVSISVPDKLLDRIDSFVDEHGYSGRSEFIRNASRELIGEFEDASLEGRHLIGTITVVFDFDNSEVENKMIELRHDFEDVVKSNVHSHVGESYCMEVFVLEGDLDEIKRFVGQVRSTSDVLDVNYTVHPIDELL